One part of the Populus alba chromosome 18, ASM523922v2, whole genome shotgun sequence genome encodes these proteins:
- the LOC118051554 gene encoding pentatricopeptide repeat-containing protein At2g27800, mitochondrial, translating into MWDKKGAIGGDCLRYILSKKKFISPPSCINTFHSKNLAKFPFPILTQYSVISSYLNPTARKLKDVDLLAQTQILPSSNFSTFYSTKAPSRSFRKRNNKRAKANSRPILDEAKFQRAISQLPSRFTNEELCNNITLEDDPLVCLELFNWASQQHRFRHDASTYHVTIKKLGIAKMYQEMDDVVNQLLAVPHIGNEALYNSIIYYFTEARKLTRAVNIFKRMKSSRNLDCRPSIKTYNILLTAMLSRGRNSYINHMYMETMRCLFKQMVDDGVEPDIFSLNSMIKGYVLSLHVNDALRVFHQMGVVYKCLPNSFSYDYLVHGLCAQGRTNNARELFYEMKEKGFVLSNKSFNSLVNALALGGEVGEAVNYLWEMIDKHRSVDLITYKTVLDEICRQGRIGEATSLLKEWQEKDLVDGITYRELLHVLEDDFGNSNDRERFRY; encoded by the coding sequence ATGTGGGACAAGAAGGGTGCTATTGGTGGAGATTGCTTGAGATACAtcctctctaaaaaaaaatttatcagtcCACCGTCCTGCATAAACACATTTCATTCCAAAAACTTGGCTAAATTTCCATTTCCCATATTGACCCAATATTCAGTTATTTCTTCATATTTGAACCCCACTGCCAGAAAATTGAAAGATGTAGATCTTTTAGCTCAAACACAAATTCTCCCAAGTTCCAACTTTTCTACCTTTTACTCAACTAAAGCCCCATCAAGATCTTTTAGGAAGAGAAATAATAAACGAGCAAAAGCCAACAGCAGGCCTATTCTTGATGAAGCTAAATTTCAACGGGCTATTTCCCAACTCCCATCAAGATTCACCAATGAAGAATTGTGCAATAACATAACTCTTGAAGATGATCCTTTAGTCTGTTTGGAGCTTTTCAATTGGGCATCGCAACAACATAGGTTTAGGCATGATGCATCCACTTATCATGTCACTATAAAGAAGCTTGGAATTGCCAAAATGTACCAAGAGATGGATGATGTTGTCAACCAACTACTCGCTGTTCCTCATATTGGTAATGAGGCTTTATACAATTCAATTATCTATTATTTTACTGAAGCTAGGAAGCTGACTAGAGCCGTGAATATATTTAAGCGCATGAAAAGTAGTAGAAACTTAGATTGTAGACCGtcaattaaaacatataatattcTTTTAACGGCAATGTTGAGTAGGGGAAGGAATTCTTATATAAATCATATGTATATGGAGACCATGAGATGCTTGTTTAAGCAGATGGTGGATGATGGGGTCGAGCCTGATATTTTCTCTTTGAATTCCATGATAAAGGGCTATGTTCTTTCATTGCATGTCAATGATGCTTTGAGAGTGTTCCATCAAATGGGTGTGGTTTACAAGTGCTTGCCTAACTCATTTTCCTATGATTATCTGGTCCATGGATTATGTGCTCAAGGCCGAACAAATAATGCTAGAGAGTTGTTTTATGAGATGAAGGAAAAAGGATTTGTCCTAAGCAACAAGTCATTCAACTCACTTGTGAATGCTTTGGCTCTTGGTGGAGAAGTTGGGGAGGCAGTGAATTATTTGTGGGAGATGATTGATAAGCATAGGTCAGTTGATTTAATCACATACAAGACAGTCTTGGATGAGATCTGCAGGCAAGGAAGGATTGGGGAGGCCACGAGTTTGTTGAAGGAGTGGCAAGAAAAAGACCTTGTGGATGGGATAACTTACAGAGAGCTTCTACACGTGCTTGAAGATGACTTTGGAAATTCAAATGACAGAGAACGTTTCAGGTATTGA